The Pseudomonas sp. MPC6 nucleotide sequence CCAAGGTCCTGCAAGAAGCCGAACCGACCCGCGCCGGAATATCCCCGGGTGTGTGGCAAGGCCTGTCACCAAGCCTGTGGCAGTTCTACGCCGAGCACCTGGCGGCGCACCCCGAGTGGCGCATCCAGGCCGACCCGAAGCTGGTCGCCCAGGCCCGGCAAGTGCTGCTCGGCCAGCTGGGCCAGCGCAATGCCGAAACCAGCCTGTACCAGCAGGTGCTCGACGCGGCCGCCAATCACACCCCGGACTTGAGCCTGGCGCAGATGGTCGGCGACACCGAGGCCGGCGCGCTGTTCACCAGCAAGGCCAGCGTCCCCGGCGTGTTCACCCGCCAGGCCTGGGAAGGCCAGGTGCGCCAGGCCATCGCGGCCGTCGCCGAAGCGCGGCGCGAAGAAATCGACTGGGTGCTCAGCGACCACCCCGGCGAGCTCGATGCCGAGCTGACCCCGGATGTGCTGCGGGCGCGCCTGACGGAACGCTACTTCGAGGACTACGCCAGCGCCTGGCTGGATTTTCTCAACCGTCTGCGTTGGCAGCCGGCCGATAGCCTCGGCGAGGTGATCGACCAGTTGACGCTGATGAGCGACGTGCGCCAGTCGCCCTTGATCGCGCTGATGAACACCCTGGCCTACCAGGGCCAGGCCGGCGTGCGCGGCCAGGCGTTGGCCGAGTCGCTGATGCAGTCCGCGCAGAAGCTGGTCGGCCAGGCCCCGGTGCCGGCGATCGACCAGCAGCTGCAGGGACCGACTGGCCCGCTGGACGCCACCTTCGGCCCGTTGCTGGCGCTGCTGGGCAAGGACGCGGAAGGCAGCGGCGACAGCGACCGCTTGAGCCTGCAGGCCTTCCTCAACCGCGTCACCCGGGTGCGCCTGAAACTGCAGCAAGTGCACAACGCACCCGACCCGCAGGCCATGACCCAGGCCCTGGCGCAGAGCGTGTTCCAGGGCAAGAACGTCGACCTCACCGACACCCAATCCTACGGCAGCCTGCTCGCCGCCAGCCTCGGCGCCGAGTGGGGCCAGGTCGGCGAGACGCTGTTGGTGCAGCCGCTGGACCAGGCCTGGCAACGGGTGCTGCAACCCTCGGCGGCCGGGCTCAACCGCCAGTGGCAACGCGCGATCGTCAGCGACTGGCACGGCGCGTTCGCCGGCCGCTACCCCTTTGCTGCCACCGCCAGTGACGCCTCCTTGCCGATGCTGGGACAGATGATCCGCGCCGATTCCGGGCGCATCGACCAGTTTCTGCAGCAGCAACTGGGCGGCGTCTTGCGCAAGGAAGGCAGCCGCTGGGTGGCCGATTCCCGGCACAGCCAGGGCTTGCGTTTCAACCCGCAGTTCCTCACGGCGGTCAATCAGCTCAGCCACCTGGCCGACGTGCTCTACACCGACGGCGGCATGGGCCTGAGTTTCGAACTGCGCGGCAAACCGGTGCGCGACGTGGTGCAAACCACCTTCGTGCTCAATGGCGAGAAACACGAGTACTTCAACCAGAAGGAAAGCTGGCAGCGTTTCAGCTGGCCCGGCTTCAGCAGCCACCCGGGCACCAGCCTGACCTGGACCAGCGTGCAGGCCAACGAACGGCTGTTCGGAGATTACGAAGGCACCTGGGGGTTGATCCGCCTGCTGGAAAAAGCCCGGGTCACCCCGCTGAACGACAGCGACAGCCTGCACCGCCTGCAGCTCAAGGCCCCGGACGGCCTGGAACTGACCTGGAACCTGCGCACGGAGCTGGGCGCGGGGCCGTTGGCGCTGCTCAAGTTGCGGGGGTTCACCTTGCCCCAGCAGATCTTTCTCAGTGAAAACGATGAGGCGGTCCTCAAGGCGCAAAAGAGGAGGAGCAAATGAATGTCCGCCAGAAAACCTGCAAGTCACCGTTGCCCACTACAAATCCCGGCACCAAGACCAAGCCGGATGCGGATGACGAAGCCATCGAGCTGACGGTGCGGGAGTTGAACCTCCTACTGGAGGGAATCGACCTCAGGGGCAATCAACCGCACAAGGTGCTGACGCCACGCTTCGGGCAAGCGATGAGCAGACATTTTTTTTGCGATTTACTCTGATACGCTGCTGAAACACTCGTTTACAGGAGTTGTTCGCATGATTGGCAAGCTAATTTCGACGGGTTTCAGTTTGGCCACCTTGCCCGCCCGCCTGACTTTTCGCAGCGTCCGCGCCTTGGCCATGACGCCTGCCGAAGTCAGCCGCCTGCTGGCGGACATGCGTCAGGCATCGGATCAGGCTGTGCAGGAACTCCAGGGGCTGTTGGCCAACGTCGATGCGGACATGACCCACAAAACGGCGCACCTCAGTGCTGCCGACAAGCGCCTGGCAGCCGAACTGGCCCTGCACGCCGCCGAACAACACCTGAACATGGCCGCGATCAACATTCTGCGGGCCGTCTGGCTGACGCTTCACTCGACGCCGAACTTGCCGCCAAGCGAGCTGGATAAGCGGCTTGAACAGGCACGTAACGACTAACAGACCGTCCGGCGGATCGGTCGATCCGAGCCAGAAATGGGAGCTCAGCATCCTTGAGTCGGCGCTTCAGGTGCAGGTGGTGGGGTTTATGGAGCGCTTACGGATCTGTGCGGGGGGCAGGTGACTGCTGTTCCTACCGCGACCCTTCAATTCTGCCCATAAAAAAGCCACCAGCAAAGGTGGCTTTTCAACACAAGCAGCTCAGGATCTATCAGTAAGCCTTGCCAGTCTTGTAGAAGTTCTCGAAGCAGAAGTTGGTCGCGTCGATGTAGCCTTCGGCGCCACCGCAGTCGAAACGCTTGCCCTTGAACTTGTAGGCCATCACGCAGCCGTTTTGCGCCTGCTTCATCAGGGCGTCGGTGATCTGGATTTCGCCGCCCTTGCCTGGTTCCGTATCTTCGAGCAGGTCGAAGATGTCCGGGGTCAGGATGTAGCGACCGATGATCGCCAGGTTCGACGGCGCGTCTTCCGGCTTTGGCTTCTCGACCATGCTGTGCACGCGGTAGATGTCGTCGCGGATCATTTCGCCGGCGATCACGCCGTACTTGTGGGTTTCCTGCGGATCGACTTCCTGGATGGCGACGATCGAGCAGCGGAACTGCTTGTACAGCTTGACCATCTGGGTCAGTACGCCGTCGCCTTCGAGGTTAACGCACAAGTCATCGGCCAGGACCACGGCAAAAGCTTCGTCGCCGATCAGTGGGCGGCCGGTCAGGATCGCGTGGCCCAGGCCTTTCATTTCGGTCTGGCGCGTGTAGGAGAACGAGCAGTTGTCGAGCAGCTTGCGGATGCCGACCAGGTATTTTTCCTTGTCGGTGCCCTTGATCTGGTTTTCCAGCTCGTAGCTGATGTCGAAGTGGTCTTCCAGGGCGCGCTTGCCGCGACCGGTGACGATGGAGATTTCGGTCAACCCGGCGTCCAGTGCTTCTTCGACGCCGTACTGGATCAGTGGCTTGTTTACCACCGGCAGCATTTCTTTGGGCATGGCTTTGGTCGCTGGGAGGAAGCGAGTGCCGTAACCGGCTGCTGGGAACAGGCATTTTTTGATCATGTGAGTCCTTGATTGGTGGTGCATCCATATTTTCGGCGCAGTCTAATCAGGCAGAGGACTTCTTACAACGCCCGATGCTGACTAACTGACCGTAGCGGTCAACTAATCCTGGACGTGACGTTAAGTTTTTTCTTCGGACCGATTCGCCGATATCTACAGCGGCACGACTTTGGTGGGCGTGAGTCAATGGTGATTCATGGTAAAACTTGGATTGGTCAAATGACCTGTTGTGGATGCAGAGTGGGTGCTGATCACGCCGGAGTACGTCCTCATGTCCGACATCTTCGACGGGGTCATGAACCACGAGTTGCCTTGCTACTTCGACGAATAAGCGCCCAGTGATGGTTCGCCTTGACATTCACGAACACTTTACATCATCACCGGTATACTCCCGGCCGTTCCCGTTTTTAGGATAAGTCGTCATGGTAAATCGCCGGCAATTGTTAAAAATCAGCGCTCTCGGTACCGCCTCCTTTGCGGCGCCGCTGGCGTACTCTGCGAGCAACACAACCGTGGCCTACAACACTGGCAACGTAACTGGCTCTACTTCCCCGAAAGATTTGTCCGATAATGCACGGAATTTGGATTATCTGGTTAACGGTGAAGATGCCTCATACCTCGACCGAAGAGGCGTGCCACGTAAGTCGTGGAAGGGGATGGAGGTTGAGCACAATGCCGATCAGATACGTCGCGAGTCGGAGTTCGATGCGGTCCAGACTCAGCGCGAATCTGAATTTGATTTCGATCAGGTTAACCGCGAAGTCAAGTTCAACACATTTATGGACGCCAGCGGTTACGAGCCGCCCATCCCTTACGCCTTCGGCATTCTGCTGGACCGCATGACGAAGACCATTTCATACCTTGGTAACGAATACCGGGCACGTAGCTCCTGCATTCCACTCACTACGAGCAGGTGGGCGGTTGATGAGGCAAAGCTAAAGTTAATCGGGGATGACTCGCTGCGGCAGAATTTGGCCGCGCTCGCAGAATCTCACGATTCCGCGAACGGCGCCGACCTGAGCGGGTGGGTACGTAAGCGGATTGCCAGCCCTATTGTTACTGTAGGCGGCATGCTCGATGCGCTACCGGTCAATATTTGGGAGTTTGCTAGCTTAATTGTAAGCAAGCCGAATCCCAAAGACACGGGTACATGGGACTGGCGGCCAGCGGTTCAAGCGGCCATTGACGCCGTGAATACGATATATTTCCCATTGGGAGAGTACGGACTCGGCGGTCCGGTTTACTTACGGGACAAAACTGTGCTCCAAGGTGCCGGGAGTGCGGCGAGCCGCCTACGCCCGTTGGGTGACTACGACTGTGTCCGAGTCTGGGTCGATTACGTTGGCGGTACGGGGATCAGTCGCGCAGGGCTTCGCGACATAATGATTTATCCTCAAGGGAACAGTAAGGGGACATACACGACTGGCCATGCCATACACGCAAAAACATCGGTTTCAAGTAAAGCCAAGGTATGGAAGTTGATGCTGGACAATGTACAGGTGTACCAGGTCGGCGGTACGGGTCTTTATCTGCAAGGTAATAGTGCTGCGTCAATTGCAGAATCGATGATCACCAACTTCGAGGCGAAGTTCTGCGGCGAAAACGGTATTTGGGAAAACCGATACTGCTTCGATACCTGGCTGGGGCAAGCGCTGCTAGAGGACTGCAAGCTGTTCGGCGCTCGCCTGCAAGGCGGATCTGCCACGTTCCTACACATGCATACGGTGGCGTGCGGTCAGAACGACGGTATCGGTAACCTGATAGGGGGGGGATACTCAATCGAGGGTAACTATTACGACCTTATCAACTGCCACGCTGACCGTAACTGTGGCCACGGCTTCATCATTGGTGGTTTTGGCTCCGAAGATCTGGCGCAGCATAATCGACTGACTGATTGCATTAGTTTTAACAACGGAGGTACCACCGGCATGAAGGTGGGCCGAAACTTGCAGGTCGGTGCGGTACGCGACCTCAAAGCAATAGGCGGATTCTTCGGAAATATTGGCAGGACCTTACTCACGAACAATGCCGTCGGCGTCGATTTGGTTTCCCCGAACACCTTCCAAGTGGATTTCATCGGGTCGCATTTTCGCGGCAATCAAACCCAAGCTGTACTTTTCGGCGCAATTGTTCCGGCTGGTGAGGTTACCTTCAGCGGATGCTCATTCGAGGGAAACGTATCTATTACGAACAACTACGCCAAAGCTGCTTGGATTGCGTGTAATGGCTCCGTAAACAAGCACATATTTAATTCGCAAACTTGGCACGGCATATCCAGCGCACTCTCCTTTGACAGTACCTCAACGGCGGGAGTTAGTGTTGACTCGCTCGGTGAAATCAAAGCCTCTCGAAACGGTGCTGCGGCCGCCCAGCTCCAGAGAAACGGCGATAATGGCGCAATACAAGAGTTCTGGCGAGCTAACACGAAGGTGGGGGAGGTCGTGGTTAACACAGCCGGCACGCAATATGGGTCGGCTTCCGCAGACTGGTTACAGCCACCTCTCAAGCTGGGGAACTACTACTTGTGGATTGATAGTTCGGGGCGGCTGCGCATTAAGAACGGGGAACCCACGAGCGGCACAGACGGCACCATAGTTGGAGCGCAGGCATAGGCCGATATGGCATTCAATATCGCCATGGCGCTTCAGAGGTTCGGTTCGGCGGTACAGCGGATACCACGGTAGATACCAAACGTGGTGGCCGCGATTATTAGGACCACCACGCCGATGACCAGCGCGATCTGCCACGGGAGGCCCTGCCCCAGACCGAAACCAGCGAGAATCCGACGTTCAGCAGTACGACACCGATGTCCATGTACGTGGCGACGCCGAACACGTTGCCGACCAGTGCGATGACACTGATGTCGTCTCATAAGGGCCCACGCACGGTTTTGCTGAGCAGGGGGGAGAGTGTAGTGCGGATCGATAAGGGCATGCCCCGCCGGTAGGCGAAAGTTAGCGTACGGGAAAATCACCCTGACACTGGGAGGCTCCGTGGATTGCCAAAGACGCCGATGCTGAGCATATAAAGTCTATCAAGAAAATTGGTCTTATACGCAAACAGGTCATCGAGATGACCGGGATATCGTTCACGGTGTTAAACCGAATCCTGGCCAAGTTAGGAGTCGACTATCCGAAGTCGGCTCGCGGAGGCCTCGCCTATTATCAAATTGACCTGATCAGTCAACGCATTCCAACGTCAACAGCAACGATTTCTTAAGCTTCCTGTCCTGATATCCACGCCAAACCAGAACAATTACTAACCCGCACAAAACCCCAAGCGCATTAGCCACCATGTCACCCAAGGACGCAGTACGCAGTGGCAGCAAGCTCTGCTCCAGCTCGATCAGCATCGAACCCGCCAACGGCAAAAGCAGTAACCAGATCAGCCGAGTCCGGGGGAACGCCAAAAAGGTGCTCACGGTCAGACAAAAGAACCCCGCCCAGTGATGCAGCTTGTCCTGGTTTTCGAACATCTGCGGCACCGGCTCGCCGCGCATGCCGGCGAAACACAGCACCAGCAGGATCACGAAAAACGCCAGCTTGGGT carries:
- a CDS encoding ImcF-related family protein; translated protein: MQFRHSVGMGGLVGLLLLTGVILSVLVWHDPESLGLAAGSDRQTIWLWVISAATLVVAGLLAGYRLLGLQLGQSAFNRLDADDVVQPPQPASTETRTQPTDLVQAYLRNQHGPFWRRKIRLLLVIGEPDQIQAIAPGLTQENWQEGQDTVLIWGGSVQGNAEDAPIAQYRSLNRWRGLDGVIWALNKEQSSDTAAMGAGVRYLQTLARHLQWQLPLYLWQVCASEWPQPARESQAVGCLLPARATAVALETCLDNMIVPLRESGWAQMQCDMKHDFLLRLSHDLQVEGIARWRQALAPLFGEFARGLPLRGLWFSLPLPAHEDHPAHHWPIDPAWQGVLDDKAVHSRRLGRHPVRIVSAVVMGLALVWGAGLLLSFATNRTQIAQVQSALASLEQAGQGDAQLLALNDLMRELARLDYRAEHGAPWYQRFGLNQNQNLLEALWPRYVEANTRLLRDPAASNLKAKLNALIKLPPGSPERAQRARAAYDQLKAYLMLAHPEKTDAAFLAKVLQEAEPTRAGISPGVWQGLSPSLWQFYAEHLAAHPEWRIQADPKLVAQARQVLLGQLGQRNAETSLYQQVLDAAANHTPDLSLAQMVGDTEAGALFTSKASVPGVFTRQAWEGQVRQAIAAVAEARREEIDWVLSDHPGELDAELTPDVLRARLTERYFEDYASAWLDFLNRLRWQPADSLGEVIDQLTLMSDVRQSPLIALMNTLAYQGQAGVRGQALAESLMQSAQKLVGQAPVPAIDQQLQGPTGPLDATFGPLLALLGKDAEGSGDSDRLSLQAFLNRVTRVRLKLQQVHNAPDPQAMTQALAQSVFQGKNVDLTDTQSYGSLLAASLGAEWGQVGETLLVQPLDQAWQRVLQPSAAGLNRQWQRAIVSDWHGAFAGRYPFAATASDASLPMLGQMIRADSGRIDQFLQQQLGGVLRKEGSRWVADSRHSQGLRFNPQFLTAVNQLSHLADVLYTDGGMGLSFELRGKPVRDVVQTTFVLNGEKHEYFNQKESWQRFSWPGFSSHPGTSLTWTSVQANERLFGDYEGTWGLIRLLEKARVTPLNDSDSLHRLQLKAPDGLELTWNLRTELGAGPLALLKLRGFTLPQQIFLSENDEAVLKAQKRRSK
- the galU gene encoding UTP--glucose-1-phosphate uridylyltransferase GalU; translation: MIKKCLFPAAGYGTRFLPATKAMPKEMLPVVNKPLIQYGVEEALDAGLTEISIVTGRGKRALEDHFDISYELENQIKGTDKEKYLVGIRKLLDNCSFSYTRQTEMKGLGHAILTGRPLIGDEAFAVVLADDLCVNLEGDGVLTQMVKLYKQFRCSIVAIQEVDPQETHKYGVIAGEMIRDDIYRVHSMVEKPKPEDAPSNLAIIGRYILTPDIFDLLEDTEPGKGGEIQITDALMKQAQNGCVMAYKFKGKRFDCGGAEGYIDATNFCFENFYKTGKAY
- a CDS encoding VanZ family protein — its product is MKQRILRALPKLAFFVILLVLCFAGMRGEPVPQMFENQDKLHHWAGFFCLTVSTFLAFPRTRLIWLLLLPLAGSMLIELEQSLLPLRTASLGDMVANALGVLCGLVIVLVWRGYQDRKLKKSLLLTLECVD